In a single window of the Elaeis guineensis isolate ETL-2024a chromosome 4, EG11, whole genome shotgun sequence genome:
- the LOC105043712 gene encoding uncharacterized protein, which produces MLPRWRKAASHLSALASQQNRVGACLFDRSYAKVSAAIATSSPPTSAPKRVPSSPEVRLNAMFWSKPCSLALAPNSPLRVEEPQFEGIRRIMLKLLLFYSEQSKSIRGANVVYRRIKYQVDRPDIYDVFHLERTFKTTFSLLVLHMWLFLRRLKEEGKEGVKFGQYLYEIYNHDLELRVSKAGVNLLLTKWMKDLEKIFYGNIVAYDAAMSPDAKHDDLANVIWRNIFSDDGSEIINDTAATAVQAMARYTRRESTCLSLTDKEEIFSGNFMFTSLGKQTSNQEKPTK; this is translated from the exons ATGCTACCGAGATGGAGAAAAGCGGCTTCCCATCTCTCCGCCCTGGCGTCTCAGCAAAATAGGGTGGGAGCCTGCCTCTTCGACCGGAGCTATGCTAAGGTTTCTGCCGCTATCGCTACCTCGAGTCCACCTACTTCGGCCCCCAAGCGCGTTCCAAGTAGCCCAGAG GTCAGACTAAATGCTATGTTTTGGTCAAAGCCCTGTTCACTGGCTTTGGCTCCGAACTCACCTCTGAGAGTAGAAGAACCACAATTTGAGGGCATCCGACGAATAATGCTCAAGCTACTGCTGTTCTATAGTGAGCAGAGCAAATCCATTAGAGGGGCAAATGTGGTCTATCGACGAATCAAATATCAGGTTGACCGGCCTGATATTTATGATG TATTTCACTTGGAAAGAACATTTAAAACTACATTTTCTTTGCTTGTGCTTCATATGTGGCTCTTCTTACGTCGCTTGAAGGAAGAGGGAAAGGAAGGAGTTAAATTTGGACAATATCTATATGAGATCTACAATCATGATCTCGAGTTGAGAGTGTCCAAGGCTGGG gtaaacttgcTGCTGACAAAGTGGATGAAGGATCTAGAAAAGATATTCTATGGGAATATTGTTGCATATGATGCTGCTATGAGTCCTGACGCTAAACATGATGATCTTGCAAACGTGATATGGAG GAATATTTTTTCGGATGATGGCTCAGAGATAATAAATGATACTGCTGCTACTGCAGTCCAG GCTATGGCTAGATACACAAGGAGGGAGTCTACCTGCCTTTCATTGACAG ATAAAGAAGAAATATTCTCTGGCAACTTCATGTTCACCTCATTGGGAAAACAAACATCTAACCAAGAGAAGCCAACCAAATGA